From a region of the Deinococcus metallilatus genome:
- a CDS encoding class II fructose-bisphosphate aldolase, whose product MTITAPALDLLRAARREGYALAALNAVNMETAQAAVRAAEAEGAPVILQFSQNAARYAGLPMLAALGRELRACAAVPVILHFDHAESPDVAWQAVEAGFDGVMLESDDPAVLAPLAERLHAAGAYLEAEYEVTEKGERQATQHQDLAQLAQFARDSRCDLLAVALGSVHKQAQKTTRLDLERLEAIAAQTPLPLVLHGASGVVEADLEVAARCGLSKVNVATELTTAFSEAALEVFQTGARDPRRALGAGREAYQARARAVIRLLGASGKARALR is encoded by the coding sequence GTGACGATCACTGCTCCGGCCCTCGACCTGCTGAGGGCCGCCCGGCGTGAGGGCTATGCCCTGGCCGCCCTGAACGCGGTGAACATGGAAACTGCGCAGGCCGCCGTACGCGCGGCGGAGGCGGAGGGCGCCCCGGTCATCCTCCAGTTCTCGCAGAACGCCGCACGGTACGCGGGCCTGCCCATGCTGGCGGCCCTGGGGCGGGAACTGCGGGCCTGCGCCGCCGTGCCAGTCATCCTGCATTTCGATCACGCCGAGTCGCCGGACGTGGCCTGGCAGGCGGTGGAGGCGGGTTTCGACGGGGTGATGCTGGAGAGTGACGACCCGGCGGTCCTGGCCCCCCTCGCGGAGCGGCTGCACGCGGCGGGCGCCTACCTCGAAGCGGAGTACGAGGTCACCGAGAAAGGGGAGAGGCAGGCCACGCAGCATCAAGACCTGGCCCAACTCGCCCAGTTCGCCCGCGACAGCCGCTGCGACCTGCTGGCGGTGGCGCTCGGCAGCGTCCACAAGCAGGCGCAGAAGACCACCCGCCTCGACCTCGAACGCCTTGAGGCCATCGCCGCGCAGACGCCGCTGCCGCTGGTGCTGCACGGGGCGAGCGGCGTGGTCGAGGCTGACCTTGAGGTGGCGGCCCGCTGCGGCCTGAGCAAGGTCAACGTGGCGACTGAACTCACCACCGCGTTCAGCGAGGCGGCCCTGGAGGTCTTCCAGACGGGCGCCCGCGATCCTCGCCGTGCCCTGGGCGCGGGCCGCGAGGCATACCAGGCGCGGGCGCGGGCGGTGATCCGGCTGCTGGGGGCGAGCGGGAAGGCCAGGGCGCTGCGGTAG
- a CDS encoding glycoside hydrolase family 35 protein, whose protein sequence is MTPPFDVRPDGFFLHGQAFRLLSGAIHYFRVHPAQWADRLAKARALGLNTVETYVAWNLHEPRPGEFDFAGQADLVAFIREAERQGLAVLVRPGPYICAEWEFGGLPAWLLREGDMRLRTSHPAFLRAVERFFGALLPRLAPLQITRGGPVLMMQVENEYGSYGSDQAYLRALAELLRQGGIDVPLFTSDGPCAPMLTHGTLPGVLKTVNFGSDAPKAFGVLAQHQAQGPRVCLEFWNGWFDHWTEAHHVRAAADAARTLDDILRLGGHVNLYMLHGGTNFGFMAGANTAPDGTYQPTVTSYDYDAPISEAGDLTPKYHALREVIGRYEALPPLPEFPVWRASIGGVRAAGRAPLWDALPERGLTAPQPLGMEELGQAYGYLLYRGRFRHVPGEATLHFPAVHDRALVFLNGERVGTVERDGPKTLPVTLTAAEFELEILAENLGRVNYGPELHDRKGLLGAVRLGYIHLHGWEHFPLPLAPLPELDWREDGVNGPAFHRFGFEVSAPGDTFLALPGWHKGTAWVNGFHLGRYWEVGPTRTLYVPGPVLRGGRNELVVLEEEAAGDVPEFRSEPDLGRVQETARGG, encoded by the coding sequence GTGACGCCCCCCTTCGACGTCCGGCCCGACGGCTTTTTTCTGCACGGCCAGGCGTTTCGCCTCCTTAGCGGGGCGATCCATTACTTCCGCGTCCACCCGGCGCAGTGGGCGGACCGGCTCGCCAAGGCCCGCGCGCTGGGCCTCAACACGGTGGAAACCTACGTGGCGTGGAACCTGCACGAACCCCGGCCCGGCGAGTTTGACTTCGCGGGACAGGCGGACCTCGTGGCGTTCATCCGCGAGGCCGAGCGTCAGGGGTTGGCCGTGCTGGTCCGCCCCGGACCGTACATCTGCGCCGAGTGGGAGTTCGGCGGCCTGCCCGCCTGGCTGCTGCGCGAGGGGGACATGCGGCTGCGAACCTCGCACCCGGCCTTCCTGCGGGCCGTGGAGCGGTTTTTCGGGGCGCTGCTCCCCCGGCTGGCCCCGCTGCAAATCACGCGCGGCGGCCCCGTGCTGATGATGCAGGTGGAGAACGAGTACGGCAGTTACGGCAGCGATCAGGCTTACCTGCGCGCGCTGGCCGAGTTGTTGCGGCAGGGCGGCATCGACGTTCCCCTCTTCACCAGCGACGGCCCCTGCGCCCCGATGCTCACGCACGGCACGCTGCCCGGCGTCCTGAAGACGGTCAATTTCGGCTCGGACGCGCCCAAAGCTTTCGGTGTGCTGGCGCAGCATCAGGCGCAGGGGCCGCGGGTATGCCTGGAGTTCTGGAACGGCTGGTTCGACCACTGGACGGAAGCCCACCATGTCCGCGCCGCCGCCGACGCGGCCCGCACACTCGACGACATCCTGCGGCTGGGAGGGCATGTCAACCTCTACATGCTGCACGGCGGCACCAACTTCGGCTTCATGGCGGGCGCGAACACGGCCCCGGACGGCACCTACCAGCCCACCGTCACCAGCTACGACTACGACGCGCCCATCAGCGAGGCGGGCGACCTCACGCCCAAGTACCACGCGCTGCGCGAGGTCATCGGGCGCTATGAAGCCCTCCCGCCGCTGCCCGAGTTTCCGGTATGGCGGGCGAGCATCGGCGGCGTGCGTGCGGCGGGGCGGGCACCCCTGTGGGACGCCCTGCCGGAACGTGGCCTCACCGCGCCCCAGCCCCTCGGCATGGAGGAACTCGGCCAGGCTTACGGCTACCTGCTGTACCGGGGCCGCTTCCGGCATGTGCCCGGCGAGGCTACCCTGCATTTTCCCGCGGTGCATGACCGTGCCCTGGTCTTCCTAAATGGCGAGCGGGTGGGCACGGTGGAACGCGACGGGCCAAAGACGCTCCCCGTGACGCTGACCGCAGCAGAGTTCGAGCTGGAGATTCTGGCCGAGAACCTGGGGCGGGTGAACTACGGCCCGGAGCTGCATGACCGCAAGGGGCTGCTCGGCGCGGTGCGGCTGGGGTACATCCACCTGCACGGCTGGGAGCATTTCCCCCTGCCGCTGGCCCCCCTGCCGGAGCTGGACTGGCGGGAGGACGGAGTGAACGGCCCGGCCTTTCACCGCTTCGGGTTCGAGGTGTCCGCACCGGGCGACACCTTCCTCGCCCTGCCCGGCTGGCACAAGGGGACGGCGTGGGTGAACGGCTTTCACCTGGGCCGGTACTGGGAGGTCGGCCCGACCCGGACGCTGTACGTGCCGGGGCCTGTCCTGCGGGGCGGACGCAACGAGCTGGTCGTGCTGGAGGAGGAAGCGGCGGGGGACGTGCCCGAGTTCCGGTCAGAACCGGACCTGGGCCGGGTCCAGGAGACGGCCAGGGGGGGTTGA
- a CDS encoding Gfo/Idh/MocA family protein has protein sequence MTVPQPDPVRLIVVGAGNRGHAYAKYALQHPQDVRIVGVAEPREFQRTQLAAEHGLPPERVWSDWRELLRHPRLADGVIIATQDEQHVEPAVALSGLGYHLLLEKPMAPSAAECVQIVDAVKAAGVMLAVCHVLRYTPYTQALQRVLRSGRIGQIVSVEHLEPVGHTHQAHSFVRGNWRNEEESSFMLLAKSCHDLDWLSYVMGEPCEAVSSFGGLLHFRRENQPPGASDRCLTCPPEVEESCPYSAPRYYLGLVEQGKTGWPVEVITNDPTREGVLRALETGPYGRCVYACDNDVVDHQVVNLRFRSGATASFTMTAFNRGRGRETRIFGTRGEIYGDSRCIHVFDFLTGQTEVIDTQVASDGAITSGHGGGDDGIMAAFVRALATNDPSHILSGPDATLESHLITFRAEEARRKDAVLRMETR, from the coding sequence ATGACTGTCCCCCAACCCGACCCCGTGCGCCTGATCGTGGTGGGCGCTGGCAACCGAGGCCACGCCTACGCGAAGTACGCCCTCCAGCACCCGCAGGACGTGCGGATCGTGGGCGTGGCCGAGCCGCGCGAGTTTCAGCGGACGCAGCTCGCCGCCGAACACGGCCTGCCGCCGGAGCGCGTCTGGTCCGACTGGCGCGAGCTGCTGAGGCACCCCCGGCTGGCCGACGGCGTGATCATCGCCACGCAGGACGAGCAGCACGTGGAACCGGCGGTGGCGCTCTCCGGACTCGGCTACCACCTGCTGCTGGAAAAGCCGATGGCGCCCAGCGCCGCGGAGTGCGTGCAGATCGTGGACGCGGTGAAGGCGGCGGGCGTGATGCTGGCGGTCTGCCACGTGCTGCGCTACACCCCGTACACCCAGGCCTTGCAGCGGGTGCTGCGAAGCGGGCGCATCGGGCAGATCGTCAGCGTGGAACATCTCGAACCGGTGGGCCACACCCATCAGGCGCACTCCTTCGTGCGCGGCAACTGGCGGAACGAGGAGGAGAGCAGTTTCATGCTGCTCGCCAAGTCCTGCCACGACCTCGACTGGCTGAGCTACGTGATGGGCGAGCCGTGCGAGGCCGTCAGCTCCTTCGGCGGCCTGCTGCACTTCCGGCGCGAGAACCAGCCGCCGGGGGCTTCCGACCGCTGCCTGACCTGCCCGCCCGAGGTGGAGGAAAGCTGCCCCTACTCCGCCCCCCGCTACTACCTGGGCCTGGTGGAGCAGGGCAAGACCGGCTGGCCGGTGGAGGTCATCACGAACGACCCCACCCGCGAGGGGGTCCTGCGCGCCCTGGAAACCGGGCCGTATGGCCGCTGCGTCTACGCCTGCGACAACGACGTGGTGGACCATCAGGTGGTGAACCTGCGCTTCCGCAGCGGCGCGACGGCCAGCTTCACCATGACCGCCTTCAACCGCGGCAGGGGGCGGGAGACGCGCATCTTCGGCACGCGGGGGGAAATCTACGGGGACAGCCGCTGCATCCACGTCTTCGACTTCCTGACCGGGCAGACCGAGGTGATCGATACCCAGGTCGCCTCCGACGGCGCGATCACCTCCGGGCACGGCGGCGGCGACGACGGGATCATGGCGGCCTTCGTCCGGGCGCTGGCGACGAATGACCCCAGCCACATCCTCTCGGGGCCGGACGCGACGCTCGAATCCCACCTGATCACCTTCCGGGCGGAGGAAGCGCGGCGAAAAGACGCGGTGCTGCGGATGGAAACGCGGTGA